The genome window GAGATTACGGTCTGGTGAACCAGTTCCTTGACCTGTTTGGGATTAAAGGCCCTAACTGGCTCGCGAACAAAGATACGGTCAAACCCGCTCTGATTATTATGACGGTGTGGAAAGGCTTGGGATACACGATGTTATTGTACCTGGCAGCACTGCAAAGTGTATCACGTACATATTACGAGGCGGCAGAGCTGGATGGAGCGAATGGATTCCAAATCTTCCGCAATATCACCTGGCCGATGGTGAAGCCGGTTACCTTTTTCCTGATCGTTACGAATATCATTGGCGGTTCCCAGATATTCACCGAGATGAACATTATGACACCTACGGGTGGTCCTGAATATTCTTCGGCATCAATCGTCTTCTACATCTGGCAGAAGGCCTTCAGTAACTTGCAGATGGGTTATGCCTCAGCGATGGCCATGATTCTGGGTATTTTCATTTTTGTCATTACCCTTGTGCAATTCAAAATGAACGAAAAATCAGCCTATGATGGGGATTGATTGTCAAGGAAAGGAGTGAACCGGAGATGTCTTACAGTCAAAAGAGGAAGTTAACGAATTCGATCATTTTTATCGTACTCGCGATTGGTGCAATTGCGATGATTGCACCACTGATCTGGATGTTGTCCACGTCATTGAAGGAGAAGCAGGATGTGTTCGCGCTTCCGCCTGTATGGATACCTGAAGTATTCCAGTTTGGAAAGTATAAAGAAATCTGGGAAGCAGGGCCGCTGCTCAGCGGGATCAAAAACAGCCTCATCGTTGCGGTGAGTGTAACGGTGGTGGGTACGTTTACGTCCAGTATCGCTGCCTTTGCTTTTGCCAAATTAAGATTCCCGCACAAAAATAAATTGTTCCTCGCATTGCTGGCATCCATGATGATTCCTTATCCGACCGTCATGATCCCGCAATTCATCATGTTTGCGAAGCTGGGCTGGGTGGATACGCTGCTTCCACTGATCGTTCCAGGCCTTTTCGGTAACGTCATCATGATTTTCTTCCTGCGCCAATATCTACTTAGTGTGCCTGATGCGATTATTGAGGCAGCCAAAATCGATGGAAGCTCCTATTTCCGGCTGTACTCCAGCATTACGTTTCCACTGATCAAACCGGCGATCGCTGCACAGTTGATTCTCTGGTTCATGGGCATCTGGAATGATTATCTGGCACCAATTATCTATCTGAACTCACCGGAGAAGCAGACGTTACAGCTCGTTATAGCGAATTTCAA of Paenibacillus sp. FSL R5-0517 contains these proteins:
- a CDS encoding sugar ABC transporter permease; this encodes MITKSSLYRKEMLYGYLFILPPILGLLIFVMFPFLYSLYGSFTDWDGLGQMNFIGLANFKDLLTDDLFYKAMFNTFFLMLGIPIGLLLALLLAMGLNRKIPGTTTFRVIYYIPVISSLAAVSIMWNWAYNGDYGLVNQFLDLFGIKGPNWLANKDTVKPALIIMTVWKGLGYTMLLYLAALQSVSRTYYEAAELDGANGFQIFRNITWPMVKPVTFFLIVTNIIGGSQIFTEMNIMTPTGGPEYSSASIVFYIWQKAFSNLQMGYASAMAMILGIFIFVITLVQFKMNEKSAYDGD
- a CDS encoding carbohydrate ABC transporter permease, with amino-acid sequence MSYSQKRKLTNSIIFIVLAIGAIAMIAPLIWMLSTSLKEKQDVFALPPVWIPEVFQFGKYKEIWEAGPLLSGIKNSLIVAVSVTVVGTFTSSIAAFAFAKLRFPHKNKLFLALLASMMIPYPTVMIPQFIMFAKLGWVDTLLPLIVPGLFGNVIMIFFLRQYLLSVPDAIIEAAKIDGSSYFRLYSSITFPLIKPAIAAQLILWFMGIWNDYLAPIIYLNSPEKQTLQLVIANFNATYAIQTDYPLIMAASIVALLPVLIIFLIFQKQIIESVAISGVKG